DNA from Deinococcus aquaedulcis:
AGTTGGCCGCCGCCGCCCCAGCGGTGCTGCTGGGGGTCCCGGCCACGGAGCAAGGGGCCCTGGCCACCTACGGCCGCGAATTCGGCATGGCCTTTCAGATGCAAGACGACCTGCTGGACCTGACGGGCGACGAGCAGCGCACCGGCAAACCCGTGGGCGGTGACCTGCGCGAGGGCAAGGCCACCGGGCCAGTCCTGCACCTGCTGGACGGCCCCCACGCCGACGAGGTGCGCGAACTCCTGGAGCGCCGCGCCGCCCAGCCCGGCGACGTGGCCCGCGTGCAGGCGCTGGCCGAACAGACCGGCGCCCTGGCCGCCACCCGCGAGGAAATCCGCCGCCGCGCCGCGCTGGCGACCTCGGCCCTGCAGGCGCTGGGGTCCTCGGAGGCCCAGGGGGCCCTGGCCGGGCTGGCGGCCCGCGAGATCGAGCGCCGCAGCTAAGAAACGCCTTTCTGTCTGCCATTGCCGAACGAAGGGGACTGGGGGCCTGCCGGCACAACCCAACAAGCTGACCTTTCAAATGTGAGGTTCTGCTGCGCTGACACGGCGGTCCACACGTTGGAACCGCTTCAGTCTTGCACCGTGTACAGCGTGGTTTTCCTGCCTTGACCCCGGGGGCACTGACCGCTACAACGGGGGCGGCCTGCGCGGACACCGCGCGGGGGCTAGGCCCTGTCTATGCGACCCAAAAGGGGCGTGTATGCTTCGGGCAGCCAATCCACCACACCCCATCACATTCCCACCGAAGGGAAGGAGACCGTCACATGCGGGCATCAGGACTCAACTGGCAGGGCCTCATGGAGCAACTCCAGCAGGCGCTGCCCTATTGCGAGGTCACGGACCAGTCCCTCGCGTATTTCAAGTACCCCAAACGCACAGTCAGTGTGAACCTGCCGGTGCGCATGGACGACGGCAGCATTCGCGTCTTTAAGGGCTACCGCACGGTGCACAGCACCTCGCGCGGGCCCAGCATGGGCGGCGTACGCCTGCGCGCCGGGGTCAGCGCCCACGAGTGCGAGGTGCTGGCCGCCATCATGACCCTGAAAGCGGCGGTGGCCGACCTGCCGCTGGGCGGCGCCAAGGGCGGCGTGGACGTGGACCCGGCCACCCTGACCCCCCACGAACTGGAAGGCCTGACCCGGCGCTACACCAGCGAACTGGTGGAACTCATCGGCCACAACGAGGACATCCTGGCGCCCGACGTAGGCACCGACGCCCAGACGATGGCCTGGATGCTTGACACCTACACCGAGAACACCGGCACGACCAGCAACGGCGTGGTGGTGGGCAAGCCCATTCCCCTGGGCGGCAGCTACGGCAGCAAGGACGCCCGGGGCCGCTCGGCGGCGCTGGTGACGGCCCGCGTGCTGGAAGACGCTGGCGAGAGCCTGAACCGCGCGCGCGTGGCGGTGTACGGCTTTGGCGACGTGGGCCGCAAGGCCGCCCAGACCCTGGCTACCCAGGGCGCGTTGGTGGTGGCTGTCAGTGACCAGGACGGCGCGACCTTTGCCAGCAGTGGTCTGGACCTGGACGCCCTGACCCAGTGGCGCGAAGAAAAGGGCACTGTGGCCGGTTTTGCCACCGACATCACCCCCGAAGAAGTCACCGAGCTGGACGTGGACGCGCTGATGCTGGCCTACGACTACGGCACCATTCACGCGGGCAACGCCCACGCCATTCGCGCGCGCTACGTGGTTGAAGCCACCAACCGCGCCGTTCTGCCCGAAGCCGAACGCTTCCTGACCCAGGCGGGCGTGAAGGTGATTCCGGACCTGATCGCCAGCATCGGCGGCGTGATCGTGAA
Protein-coding regions in this window:
- a CDS encoding Glu/Leu/Phe/Val family dehydrogenase, with the protein product MRASGLNWQGLMEQLQQALPYCEVTDQSLAYFKYPKRTVSVNLPVRMDDGSIRVFKGYRTVHSTSRGPSMGGVRLRAGVSAHECEVLAAIMTLKAAVADLPLGGAKGGVDVDPATLTPHELEGLTRRYTSELVELIGHNEDILAPDVGTDAQTMAWMLDTYTENTGTTSNGVVVGKPIPLGGSYGSKDARGRSAALVTARVLEDAGESLNRARVAVYGFGDVGRKAAQTLATQGALVVAVSDQDGATFASSGLDLDALTQWREEKGTVAGFATDITPEEVTELDVDALMLAYDYGTIHAGNAHAIRARYVVEATNRAVLPEAERFLTQAGVKVIPDLIASIGGVIVNYLEWVQDASNFFWMEEEILAAIDLRVNAALDAVLATQRTCQTDLRTAAYALALNRLHSATVMRGVYP